A genomic stretch from Serratia entomophila includes:
- the ilvD gene encoding dihydroxy-acid dehydratase, with product MPKYRSATTTHGRNMAGARALWRATGMTDADFGKPIIAVVNSFTQFVPGHVHLRDLGKLVAEQIEASGGVAKEFNTIAVDDGIAMGHGGMLYSLPSRELIADSVEYMVNAHCADAMVCISNCDKITPGMLMASLRLNIPVIFVSGGPMEAGKTKLSDKLIKLDLIDAMIQGANPNVSDADSAQIERSACPTCGSCSGMFTANSMNCLTEALGLSQPGNGSLLATHADRKDLFLNAGKRIVDLTKRYYEQDDESALPRSIANKAAFENAMTLDIAMGGSTNTVLHLLAAAQEGEVDFTMADIDRLSRKVPHLCKVAPSTQKYHMEDVHRAGGVLAILGELDRAGLMNRDVDNILGMKLPETLDKYDIMLTQDPAVKKMFRAGPAGIRTTQAFSQDCRWDTLDDDRAEGCIRSLENAFSLEGGLAVLYGNMAEDGSIVKTAGVDKDNLTFRGPAKVYESQDTAVEAILGGKVVAGDVVVIRYEGPKGGPGMQEMLYPTTYLKSMGLGKACALITDGRFSGGTSGLSIGHVSPEAANGGLIALIEDGDMIDIDIPKRSMVLDVPDSELAARREVELARGDLAWTPKNRQRQVSFALRAYATLATSADKGAVRDKSKLGG from the coding sequence ATGCCTAAGTACCGTTCCGCCACCACCACCCACGGCCGCAACATGGCGGGTGCCCGCGCATTATGGCGCGCGACCGGGATGACCGACGCCGATTTCGGCAAGCCGATTATTGCGGTGGTCAACTCCTTTACCCAGTTTGTCCCGGGCCATGTGCATCTGCGCGATCTGGGCAAGCTGGTTGCAGAGCAGATTGAAGCCTCCGGCGGCGTCGCCAAAGAGTTCAACACCATCGCGGTGGACGACGGCATCGCCATGGGCCACGGCGGCATGCTCTATTCCCTGCCGTCGCGCGAGCTGATCGCCGACTCGGTCGAATACATGGTGAACGCCCACTGCGCCGACGCGATGGTGTGCATCTCCAACTGCGACAAAATCACCCCGGGCATGTTGATGGCGTCGCTGCGCCTGAACATTCCGGTGATCTTCGTTTCCGGCGGCCCGATGGAAGCCGGCAAAACCAAACTGTCCGACAAGCTGATCAAGCTGGACCTGATCGACGCGATGATCCAGGGCGCCAACCCGAACGTCAGCGACGCCGACAGCGCGCAAATCGAACGCTCCGCCTGCCCGACCTGCGGCTCCTGCTCCGGCATGTTCACCGCCAACTCGATGAACTGCCTGACCGAGGCGCTGGGCCTGTCGCAGCCGGGCAACGGCTCGCTGCTGGCGACCCACGCCGACCGTAAAGACCTGTTCCTGAATGCCGGCAAACGCATCGTGGATCTGACCAAGCGTTACTACGAGCAGGACGACGAAAGCGCGCTGCCGCGCAGCATCGCCAACAAGGCGGCGTTCGAAAACGCCATGACGCTGGATATCGCCATGGGCGGCTCGACCAACACCGTGTTGCACCTGCTGGCGGCGGCTCAGGAAGGCGAAGTCGACTTCACCATGGCGGACATCGACCGCCTGTCACGCAAGGTGCCGCACCTGTGCAAAGTGGCGCCGAGCACCCAGAAATACCATATGGAAGACGTGCACCGCGCCGGCGGCGTGCTGGCTATCCTGGGCGAGCTGGATCGCGCTGGCCTGATGAACCGCGACGTCGACAACATCCTCGGCATGAAGCTGCCGGAAACGCTGGATAAGTACGACATCATGCTGACCCAGGACCCGGCGGTGAAGAAAATGTTCCGCGCCGGCCCGGCGGGCATCCGCACCACTCAGGCGTTCTCGCAGGATTGCCGCTGGGACACCCTGGACGATGACCGCGCCGAAGGCTGCATCCGCTCGCTGGAAAACGCCTTCAGCCTGGAAGGCGGCCTGGCGGTGCTGTACGGCAACATGGCGGAAGACGGCAGCATCGTGAAAACCGCCGGCGTCGACAAAGACAACCTGACCTTCCGCGGCCCGGCCAAGGTTTATGAAAGCCAGGATACCGCGGTAGAAGCCATCCTCGGCGGCAAAGTGGTGGCCGGCGACGTGGTGGTGATCCGCTACGAGGGGCCGAAAGGCGGGCCGGGCATGCAGGAGATGCTGTATCCGACCACCTATCTGAAGTCGATGGGGCTGGGTAAGGCCTGTGCGCTGATCACCGATGGCCGCTTCTCCGGCGGCACCTCCGGCCTGTCGATCGGCCACGTTTCGCCGGAAGCGGCCAACGGCGGTCTGATCGCGCTGATTGAAGACGGCGACATGATCGACATCGATATTCCAAAACGCAGTATGGTGCTGGACGTGCCGGACAGCGAACTGGCGGCCCGCCGTGAAGTCGAGCTGGCACGCGGCGATCTGGCCTGGACGCCGAAAAATCGCCAGCGTCAGGTTTCCTTCGCGCTGCGCGCCTACGCCACCTTGGCCACCAGCGCCGACAAAGGCGCGGTGCGAGACAAAAGCAAGCTGGGAGGCTAA
- the ilvM gene encoding acetolactate synthase 2 small subunit has product MMQHQLSIHARFRPEMLERVLRVVRHRGFQVCAMNMVSAVNTDNINIELTVASQRPVDLLSSQLSKLMDVSCVEIQQPTSQQIRA; this is encoded by the coding sequence ATGATGCAGCATCAACTCTCGATCCACGCGCGCTTTCGCCCTGAAATGTTAGAGCGCGTATTGCGCGTCGTGCGTCATCGCGGCTTTCAGGTTTGTGCTATGAATATGGTTTCGGCGGTAAATACCGACAATATTAATATTGAATTGACCGTTGCCAGCCAGCGCCCGGTAGATCTACTGTCATCCCAATTAAGCAAACTGATGGACGTCTCCTGCGTTGAGATCCAGCAACCAACATCACAACAAATACGCGCCTGA
- a CDS encoding DUF2461 domain-containing protein, with product MTQPFTGFSQQGLNFLQQVRIENDKEWFEAHRGVYDRELLTPFRALVEQLAPAMLAIDPQFETRPAIGKTLSRIHRDTRFSHDKSRYRSRMWLTFKRPSKDWKDAPVYFFELGPDMLRYGLGYYSANKPTMDLFRHTLKHRPQRFLEAAACCRPPFELVGESYKRPLVKEQAAEIATWYNRKSFAVMATDPQVEKLFSAGLAQTLAQSFLQLEPLYHWLMQVEAMKQIDPADL from the coding sequence ATGACACAACCATTCACCGGCTTTAGCCAGCAGGGTTTGAATTTCCTGCAGCAGGTGCGGATTGAAAACGATAAAGAGTGGTTCGAGGCCCATCGCGGCGTTTACGATCGGGAACTGCTGACGCCGTTCCGTGCGCTGGTGGAACAGCTTGCGCCGGCCATGCTGGCGATTGACCCGCAGTTCGAGACCCGGCCGGCGATCGGCAAAACGCTGTCGCGCATTCACCGCGATACGCGCTTTTCCCACGATAAGTCGCGCTACCGCAGCCGCATGTGGCTGACGTTCAAGCGGCCGAGCAAGGACTGGAAGGATGCGCCGGTGTATTTCTTCGAGCTGGGGCCGGACATGCTGCGGTACGGGCTGGGTTACTACAGCGCCAACAAGCCGACCATGGATCTGTTTCGCCATACGCTGAAGCACCGGCCGCAACGGTTCCTGGAGGCGGCGGCCTGCTGCCGGCCGCCGTTCGAGCTGGTGGGGGAAAGCTACAAGCGCCCGCTGGTGAAAGAGCAGGCGGCGGAGATCGCCACCTGGTATAACCGCAAATCCTTTGCCGTGATGGCCACCGATCCTCAGGTGGAAAAGCTGTTCAGCGCCGGGCTGGCCCAGACGCTGGCTCAGAGCTTCCTGCAGCTGGAGCCGCTCTACCACTGGCTGATGCAGGTGGAAGCGATGAAGCAGATCGACCCGGCGGATCTCTAA
- a CDS encoding 2-dehydro-3-deoxygluconokinase, producing the protein MTSQNLAVIGECMIELSQKGADLSRGFGGDTLNTAVYLARQLPEQALQVHYVTALGTDSFSEEMLQAWRRENVKTDLIQQLENKLPGLYVIETDAAGERTFYYWRNDAAARYWLEGPQADNLCARLAQFDYLYLSGISVAILNPDSRARLLALLRQCRANGGKVIFDNNYRPRLWQSREETQRAYAEVLACTDIAFLTLDDEDLLWGRQPVEQIVSRTREFGVGEIVIKRGAEACLVFSAEGEQHEVPAIALPKDKVVDTTAAGDSFSAGYLAVRLRGGDAVQAARRGHLTASTVIQYRGAIIPLAAMPE; encoded by the coding sequence ATGACCAGCCAGAACCTTGCCGTGATCGGCGAATGCATGATTGAACTGTCGCAAAAGGGCGCAGACCTCAGCCGCGGCTTTGGCGGCGATACCCTGAATACCGCCGTCTACCTCGCCCGCCAGCTGCCGGAACAGGCGCTGCAGGTGCATTACGTCACCGCCCTGGGCACCGACAGCTTCAGCGAAGAAATGCTGCAGGCCTGGCGGCGTGAAAACGTCAAAACCGATCTGATCCAGCAGTTGGAGAATAAGCTGCCGGGGCTGTACGTGATCGAAACTGACGCCGCAGGCGAGCGCACCTTCTACTACTGGCGCAACGACGCTGCCGCCCGCTATTGGCTCGAAGGGCCGCAGGCGGACAACCTGTGTGCGCGGCTGGCGCAGTTCGATTATCTGTACCTCAGCGGCATCAGCGTGGCGATCCTCAACCCGGACAGCCGGGCGAGGCTGCTGGCGCTGCTGCGCCAGTGCCGCGCCAACGGCGGCAAGGTGATTTTCGATAACAACTACCGGCCGCGCCTGTGGCAAAGCCGCGAGGAGACACAGCGGGCCTACGCAGAAGTGCTGGCCTGCACCGATATCGCCTTCCTGACGCTGGATGACGAGGACCTGCTGTGGGGCCGGCAGCCGGTGGAGCAGATAGTCAGCCGCACGCGCGAGTTCGGCGTGGGCGAAATCGTGATCAAACGCGGCGCGGAGGCCTGCCTGGTGTTCAGCGCAGAGGGGGAGCAACATGAGGTGCCGGCGATCGCGCTGCCGAAAGACAAAGTGGTGGATACCACCGCCGCCGGGGACTCGTTCAGCGCCGGCTATCTGGCGGTGCGCCTGCGCGGCGGCGATGCGGTACAGGCCGCCCGGCGCGGCCATCTGACCGCCAGCACGGTGATCCAATATCGCGGCGCCATTATCCCGCTGGCGGCAATGCCGGAATGA
- a CDS encoding AsmA family protein — MTRTGKAFGWVGGILLLLVAALAIFIMTFDWNRLKPALNDKVSAELQRRFEIRGDLGVDWTRNKDEGGWRAWVPWPHIHAEDVWLGNPPNIPGDSMVTLKRVDASIAPLALLGKEVLIPRIWLQQPQASLLRLANGDNNWTFNLANGQDAKQPPSAWSVNIHDIVFDRGQIAFKDATLKADFRATVDPLGKPLPFSEVTGKRDGNKAVTPDYVFGWQVKGKYNGEPLAGSGKIGGMLSLQNADLPFPLQADVRSGSTRVAVAGTLSDPLNLGGLDLQLKFSGASLSNLYGLTGVLLPNTPPYATDGHLIARLHEKGGAVFQYRKFAGKIGDSDIHGDLKYVASKPRPKLSGEVASKQLRLADLAPLIGADSNAAKAGRGEKSRQPADKVLPVETFDTKSWGVMDADVKFTANRIERGSSLPLSDLYTHLQLDNGSLLLDPLRFGVAGGNLNSTVRLDGGKSPMQGRVDMHARKFQLKQLLPNVESMKRSLGQLNGDARLTGSGNSVAELLATSSGDLRLLINNGVISRSLMEILGLNVGNYLVAQLFGDDVVGINCAAADVGIRNGVAAPRLFVFDTENAIINITGNTNFATERLDLSIDPESKGMRVLTLRSPLYVKGTFKHPDAGVKAGPLIARGAAAVALGVVLTPAAALLALVSPSDGAEENQCGQILQEMKKKK, encoded by the coding sequence ATGACAAGAACAGGAAAAGCTTTCGGCTGGGTTGGCGGCATTTTGCTGCTGCTGGTCGCCGCACTGGCGATTTTCATCATGACCTTCGACTGGAATAGGCTTAAGCCGGCCCTCAATGACAAGGTGTCGGCCGAGCTGCAGCGCCGCTTCGAGATCCGCGGCGATCTGGGCGTCGACTGGACGCGCAACAAGGACGAGGGCGGCTGGCGCGCCTGGGTGCCCTGGCCGCATATCCACGCCGAAGACGTCTGGCTGGGCAACCCGCCAAATATTCCCGGCGACAGCATGGTGACGCTGAAACGCGTCGACGCCAGCATTGCGCCGCTGGCGCTGCTGGGCAAGGAAGTGCTGATCCCGCGCATCTGGTTGCAACAGCCGCAGGCCTCGCTGCTGCGGCTGGCCAACGGCGACAATAACTGGACCTTTAACCTGGCGAACGGTCAGGATGCCAAGCAGCCGCCGTCGGCCTGGTCGGTCAATATTCATGACATCGTGTTCGATCGCGGGCAGATAGCGTTCAAAGACGCCACCCTGAAGGCGGACTTCCGCGCCACTGTCGATCCGCTCGGCAAGCCGCTGCCGTTCAGCGAAGTCACCGGCAAACGCGACGGAAACAAGGCCGTCACGCCCGATTATGTCTTTGGCTGGCAGGTGAAGGGCAAATACAACGGCGAACCCTTGGCCGGCAGCGGCAAGATTGGCGGCATGCTGTCGCTGCAGAACGCCGATCTGCCTTTCCCACTGCAGGCCGACGTGCGCTCCGGTTCCACGCGGGTGGCGGTGGCCGGCACCCTGTCCGATCCGCTGAACCTGGGCGGGCTGGATCTGCAGCTTAAATTTTCCGGCGCCAGCCTGAGCAACCTGTATGGGCTGACCGGCGTGCTGCTGCCGAATACGCCGCCGTACGCCACCGACGGCCATCTGATCGCCCGGCTGCATGAGAAAGGCGGCGCGGTGTTTCAGTACCGGAAATTCGCCGGCAAAATCGGCGACAGCGATATTCACGGCGATCTGAAGTACGTCGCCAGCAAGCCGCGGCCGAAGCTGAGCGGCGAAGTGGCATCGAAACAGCTGCGTTTGGCCGATCTGGCGCCGTTGATCGGCGCGGACTCCAACGCCGCCAAAGCCGGCCGTGGCGAAAAGAGCCGCCAGCCGGCCGACAAGGTGTTGCCGGTGGAGACGTTTGACACCAAGAGCTGGGGCGTGATGGATGCGGACGTCAAATTCACCGCCAACCGTATCGAACGCGGCAGTTCGCTGCCGCTGAGCGATCTTTACACCCATTTGCAGCTGGATAACGGCTCGCTGCTGTTGGATCCGCTGCGGTTCGGCGTGGCGGGCGGCAATTTGAACTCGACCGTGCGGCTGGACGGCGGCAAAAGCCCGATGCAGGGCCGGGTGGACATGCATGCGCGCAAGTTCCAGCTCAAGCAGCTGCTGCCGAACGTGGAATCGATGAAGCGCAGCCTGGGGCAGCTGAACGGCGACGCCAGGTTGACCGGCAGCGGCAATTCGGTGGCCGAGCTGCTGGCGACCAGCAGCGGTGACCTGCGGCTGTTGATCAATAACGGCGTGATCAGCCGCAGCCTGATGGAAATTCTTGGCCTGAACGTCGGCAACTATCTGGTGGCGCAGCTGTTTGGCGATGACGTGGTGGGCATCAACTGCGCGGCGGCGGACGTCGGCATCCGCAACGGCGTCGCCGCGCCGCGGCTGTTCGTCTTCGACACCGAGAACGCCATTATCAACATCACCGGCAACACCAATTTCGCCACCGAACGGCTGGACTTGTCCATCGATCCGGAAAGCAAGGGCATGCGCGTGCTGACCCTGCGTTCACCGCTGTACGTAAAAGGCACCTTCAAGCACCCGGATGCCGGGGTGAAGGCCGGCCCGCTGATCGCCCGCGGAGCGGCGGCGGTGGCGCTGGGGGTGGTGCTGACCCCGGCGGCGGCGCTGCTGGCGCTGGTTTCGCCGAGCGACGGCGCCGAGGAGAACCAGTGCGGCCAGATCCTGCAGGAAATGAAGAAGAAAAAATAA
- a CDS encoding branched-chain amino acid transaminase — protein sequence MTKKADYIWFNGEMVPWAEAKVHVMSHALHYGTSVFEGVRCYDSHKGPVVFRHREHMQRLHDSAKIYRMPVSQSVDELMEACRATLRKNNLVSAYIRPLVFVGDVGMGVNPPAGYTTDVIIAAFPWGAYLGEEALDQGIDAMVSSWQRVAPNTIPTAAKAGGNYLSSLLVGSEARRHGYQEGIALDVHGYISEGAGENLFEVKDGVLFTPPFTSSALPGITRDAIIKLAKDMGFEVREQVLSRESLYLADEVFMSGTAAEITPVRSVDGIQVGIGKCGPVTKQIQQAFFGLFTGKTEDKYGWLDPVNQ from the coding sequence ATGACGAAGAAAGCCGATTACATTTGGTTCAATGGTGAGATGGTTCCATGGGCTGAGGCCAAGGTGCACGTGATGTCGCACGCGTTGCATTACGGCACGTCGGTGTTTGAAGGGGTGCGTTGCTACGACTCCCACAAAGGCCCGGTGGTGTTCCGGCACCGTGAACATATGCAGCGTCTGCACGACTCGGCGAAGATCTACCGCATGCCGGTGTCGCAAAGCGTCGATGAGCTGATGGAGGCCTGCCGCGCCACGCTGCGTAAAAACAATTTGGTCAGCGCTTATATTCGTCCGCTGGTGTTTGTCGGCGACGTCGGCATGGGCGTCAACCCGCCGGCCGGTTACACAACAGACGTGATTATCGCGGCGTTTCCTTGGGGTGCGTATCTGGGTGAAGAAGCGCTGGATCAAGGCATCGATGCGATGGTCTCTTCCTGGCAGCGCGTAGCGCCAAATACCATTCCTACCGCGGCCAAGGCCGGCGGCAACTATTTGTCCTCCCTGCTGGTGGGCAGCGAAGCGCGCCGCCACGGCTATCAGGAAGGCATCGCGCTCGACGTGCACGGCTATATCTCCGAAGGCGCGGGCGAGAACCTGTTCGAAGTGAAAGACGGCGTGCTGTTCACCCCGCCGTTCACCTCTTCGGCGCTGCCGGGCATCACCCGCGACGCCATCATCAAGCTGGCGAAAGACATGGGCTTTGAAGTGCGCGAGCAGGTGCTGTCGCGCGAGTCGCTGTACCTGGCCGACGAAGTGTTCATGTCCGGCACCGCGGCGGAAATCACCCCGGTGCGCAGCGTCGACGGCATTCAGGTCGGCATCGGCAAATGCGGCCCGGTGACCAAACAGATCCAGCAGGCGTTCTTCGGCCTGTTTACCGGCAAGACCGAAGACAAATACGGTTGGTTGGACCCGGTTAATCAATAA
- the ilvC gene encoding ketol-acid reductoisomerase has product MANYFNTLNLRQQLAQLGKCRFMARDEFADEAGYLKGKKVVIVGCGAQGLNQGLNMRDSGLDVAYALRKEAIDEKRASWRKATENGFKVGTYEELIPQADLVVNLTPDKQHSSVVRAVQPLMKDGAALGYSHGFNIVEVGEQVRKDITVVMVAPKCPGTEVREEYKRGFGVPTLIAVHPENDPKGEGMAIAKAWAAATGGHRAGVLESSFVAEVKSDLMGEQTILCGMLQAGSLLCFDKLVADGAEPAYAEKLIQFGWETITEALKQGGITLMMDRLSNPAKLRAYALSEQLKGIMAPLFQKHMDDIISGAFSSGMMADWAEDDVKLLTWREETGQTAFENAPQFEGKISEQEYFDHGVLMVAMVKAGVELAFETMVDAGIIEESAYYESLHELPLIANTIARKRLYEMNVVISDTAEYGNYLFANAAVPLLKEFMTTLQAGDLGKSVAGTAVDNAQLRDVNEAVRNHPIESVGRKLRGYMTDMKRIAVAG; this is encoded by the coding sequence ATGGCTAACTATTTCAACACATTGAACCTGCGTCAGCAGTTGGCGCAATTGGGTAAATGCCGCTTTATGGCGCGCGACGAATTTGCTGATGAAGCAGGCTACCTGAAAGGCAAAAAAGTGGTGATTGTCGGCTGTGGCGCACAGGGTCTGAACCAGGGCCTGAACATGCGCGATTCGGGTCTGGACGTCGCTTACGCCCTGCGTAAGGAAGCCATCGACGAGAAGCGCGCCTCATGGCGTAAAGCGACTGAAAACGGTTTTAAAGTGGGCACTTACGAAGAGCTGATCCCGCAGGCGGACCTGGTGGTCAACCTGACGCCGGACAAACAGCACTCATCCGTAGTGCGCGCAGTGCAGCCGCTGATGAAAGACGGCGCGGCGCTGGGCTACTCCCACGGCTTCAACATCGTTGAAGTGGGCGAGCAGGTGCGTAAAGACATCACCGTCGTGATGGTGGCGCCGAAATGCCCGGGCACCGAAGTGCGTGAAGAATACAAGCGCGGTTTCGGCGTGCCGACCCTGATTGCGGTTCACCCGGAAAACGATCCGAAGGGCGAAGGCATGGCGATCGCCAAGGCCTGGGCTGCGGCGACCGGCGGCCACCGTGCCGGCGTGCTGGAGTCTTCCTTCGTCGCTGAAGTTAAATCCGACCTGATGGGCGAACAAACCATCCTGTGCGGCATGCTGCAGGCGGGCTCGCTGCTGTGCTTCGACAAACTGGTGGCCGATGGCGCCGAGCCGGCCTATGCAGAGAAACTGATTCAGTTCGGCTGGGAAACCATCACCGAAGCGCTGAAGCAGGGCGGCATAACCCTGATGATGGATCGCCTGTCAAACCCTGCCAAGCTGCGCGCCTATGCGCTGTCTGAGCAGTTGAAAGGGATCATGGCGCCGCTGTTCCAGAAACACATGGACGACATTATCTCCGGCGCCTTCTCCAGCGGCATGATGGCCGACTGGGCCGAAGACGACGTGAAGCTGCTGACCTGGCGTGAAGAGACCGGCCAAACCGCGTTCGAGAACGCGCCGCAGTTCGAAGGCAAAATCAGCGAGCAGGAATACTTCGACCACGGCGTGCTGATGGTGGCGATGGTGAAAGCGGGCGTTGAGCTGGCGTTCGAAACCATGGTAGACGCCGGCATCATCGAAGAATCGGCCTACTACGAATCACTGCACGAGCTGCCGCTGATCGCCAACACCATTGCGCGCAAGCGTCTGTACGAAATGAACGTGGTGATCTCCGACACCGCCGAGTACGGCAACTACCTGTTTGCCAACGCTGCGGTGCCGTTGCTGAAAGAGTTCATGACCACCCTGCAGGCGGGTGATCTGGGTAAATCCGTTGCCGGCACCGCGGTAGACAACGCGCAGCTGCGTGACGTCAACGAAGCGGTGCGCAATCACCCAATCGAATCCGTTGGCCGCAAACTGCGTGGCTACATGACCGACATGAAACGCATCGCCGTCGCGGGCTAA
- the ilvA gene encoding threonine ammonia-lyase, biosynthetic, whose amino-acid sequence MAAPQPLPDAPCGAEYLRAVLRSPVYEVAQVTPLQAMSKISSRLGNTVLVKREDRQPVHSFKLRGAYAMIASLNEEQKARGVVTASAGNHAQGVAFSGKRLGIKTLIVMPVSTADIKVDAVRGFGGEVLLHGANFDEAKAKAIELSQQQGMTFVPPFDHPTVIAGQGTLAMELLQQDAHLDRVFVPVGGGGLAAGVAVLIKQLMPQIKVIGVEAEDSACLRAALDAGQPVDLARVGLFAEGVAVKRIGDETFRLCREYLDDVITVDSDAICAAVKDLFEDVRAIAEPSGALALAGLKKYVQQHNIQGERLAHVLSGANLNFHGLRYVSERCELGEQREALLAVTIPEQQGSFLKFCQLLGGRAVTEFNYRYADADNACIFVGVRLTRGHAERLEIIDELDRGGYQVVDLSDDEMAKLHVRYMVGGRPSKPLRERLYSFEFPESPGALLKFLQTLGTHWNISLFHYRSHGTDFGRVLAAFELSQTEPEFEQHLQALGYDCHDETDNPAFRFFLQG is encoded by the coding sequence ATGGCGGCACCACAACCCTTACCCGACGCCCCCTGCGGCGCGGAATATTTGCGAGCGGTGCTCCGCTCGCCGGTTTACGAGGTGGCTCAGGTCACCCCGCTACAGGCCATGAGTAAAATATCTTCGCGCCTCGGCAATACCGTGTTGGTGAAGCGCGAGGATCGCCAGCCGGTGCACAGCTTTAAGCTGCGCGGGGCTTACGCGATGATCGCCAGCCTGAACGAAGAGCAAAAGGCGCGCGGCGTGGTCACGGCTTCGGCCGGCAACCACGCGCAGGGCGTCGCCTTCTCCGGCAAGCGGCTGGGGATTAAAACGCTGATCGTGATGCCGGTTTCCACCGCCGATATCAAGGTCGATGCGGTGCGCGGCTTCGGCGGCGAAGTGCTGCTGCACGGCGCCAACTTCGACGAGGCCAAGGCCAAGGCGATCGAGCTTTCGCAACAGCAGGGCATGACCTTCGTGCCGCCGTTCGATCACCCGACGGTGATCGCCGGGCAGGGCACGCTGGCGATGGAGCTGCTGCAGCAGGACGCGCATCTGGACCGGGTATTCGTGCCGGTCGGCGGCGGCGGCCTGGCCGCCGGAGTGGCGGTGCTGATCAAACAACTGATGCCGCAGATCAAGGTGATCGGCGTGGAGGCGGAAGACTCCGCCTGCCTGCGGGCGGCGCTGGATGCCGGGCAGCCGGTGGATCTGGCGCGGGTCGGGCTGTTTGCCGAGGGCGTGGCGGTGAAACGCATCGGCGACGAAACCTTCCGCCTGTGCCGCGAATACCTGGACGACGTGATCACCGTCGACAGCGACGCCATCTGCGCGGCGGTCAAAGACCTGTTCGAAGACGTGCGAGCCATTGCCGAACCTTCCGGCGCGCTGGCGCTGGCCGGGTTGAAGAAGTACGTGCAACAACACAACATTCAGGGCGAACGCCTGGCGCACGTGCTCTCCGGCGCCAACTTGAACTTCCACGGTTTGCGCTATGTCTCCGAGCGCTGCGAGCTGGGCGAACAGCGCGAAGCGCTGCTGGCGGTCACCATTCCGGAACAGCAGGGCAGCTTCCTCAAGTTCTGCCAGCTGCTGGGCGGCCGCGCGGTAACCGAGTTCAACTACCGCTATGCCGATGCGGACAACGCCTGCATTTTCGTCGGCGTGCGCCTGACGCGCGGCCACGCCGAGCGGCTGGAGATCATCGACGAGCTGGATCGCGGCGGTTATCAGGTGGTGGATCTGTCCGATGACGAAATGGCCAAGCTGCACGTGCGCTATATGGTCGGCGGGCGCCCGTCGAAACCGCTGCGCGAGCGGCTGTACAGCTTCGAGTTCCCTGAGTCGCCGGGTGCGTTGCTGAAGTTCCTGCAGACGCTGGGCACCCACTGGAACATCTCGCTGTTCCACTACCGCAGCCACGGCACCGACTTCGGCCGGGTGCTGGCGGCCTTCGAGCTGTCGCAGACCGAGCCTGAGTTCGAACAGCACCTGCAGGCGCTGGGCTACGATTGCCACGATGAAACAGACAACCCGGCGTTCCGCTTCTTTTTGCAGGGTTGA
- the ilvY gene encoding HTH-type transcriptional activator IlvY — MDLRDLKLFLHLAESHHFGRTAKAMHVSPSTLSRQIQRLEEILGQPLFLRDNRTVQLTDAGEQLKDFAQQTLLQYQQLKHSLGQHGPSLSGELRLFCSVTAAYSHLPPILDRFRAQHPLVEIKLTTGDAADAVDKVQSNEADLGIAGRPETLPASVAFTKIGEIPLVLIAPALPCAVRTQAFAEKPDWADIPFILPEHGPSRKRIELWFRRQRISNPLIYATVGGHEAIVSMVALGCGIALIPSVVVDNSPEPVRNRISQLENISMVEPFELGVCVQKKRLSDPLIDAFWRLLHPR, encoded by the coding sequence ATGGATTTGCGTGATTTAAAGCTGTTCCTCCATCTTGCTGAAAGCCATCACTTTGGCCGCACCGCCAAGGCGATGCACGTCAGCCCGTCGACGCTTTCCCGCCAGATCCAGCGGCTGGAAGAGATCCTCGGGCAGCCGCTGTTTTTACGCGATAACCGCACCGTGCAGCTCACCGACGCCGGCGAACAGCTGAAGGATTTTGCCCAGCAAACGCTGCTGCAGTACCAGCAGCTGAAGCATTCGCTCGGCCAGCACGGCCCTTCGCTGAGCGGCGAGCTGCGGCTGTTCTGTTCGGTCACCGCCGCCTACAGCCACCTGCCGCCGATCCTCGACCGTTTCCGCGCGCAGCATCCGCTGGTGGAAATCAAGCTGACCACCGGCGACGCCGCCGACGCGGTCGATAAAGTGCAGTCCAACGAGGCCGACCTCGGCATCGCCGGCCGGCCGGAGACGCTGCCCGCCAGCGTGGCGTTCACCAAAATCGGCGAAATTCCGCTGGTGCTGATCGCCCCGGCGCTGCCCTGCGCGGTGCGCACCCAAGCGTTTGCCGAGAAGCCCGACTGGGCCGATATTCCCTTTATCCTGCCGGAGCACGGGCCTTCGCGAAAACGCATCGAGCTGTGGTTCCGCCGCCAGCGCATCAGCAATCCGCTGATTTACGCCACCGTCGGCGGCCATGAAGCCATCGTCTCGATGGTGGCGCTGGGCTGCGGCATTGCGCTGATCCCGAGCGTAGTGGTGGACAACAGCCCGGAACCGGTGCGCAACCGCATTTCGCAGCTGGAAAACATCTCGATGGTCGAGCCGTTCGAGCTGGGCGTTTGCGTGCAGAAAAAACGCCTCAGCGATCCGCTGATCGACGCATTCTGGCGTTTGCTGCACCCCAGGTAG